The proteins below come from a single Megalops cyprinoides isolate fMegCyp1 chromosome 5, fMegCyp1.pri, whole genome shotgun sequence genomic window:
- the cetn3 gene encoding centrin-3, protein MSLSLRTELAADRTKRKKRRELTEEQKQEVKEAFELFDTDKDKEIDYHELKVAMRALGFDVKKAEVLKILKEYDREGRGKITFEDFSEVVTDRILDRDPREEILKAFKLFDDDDSGKISLRNLRRVARELGENMSDDELRAMIDEFDTDGDGEISQEEFISIMTGDS, encoded by the exons ATGAGTTTGTCGTTGAG GACTGAACTTGCTGCCGAcagaacaaagaggaaaaagaggagagagctgaCCGAGGAACAGAAGCAAGAAGTAAAAGAGGCATTTGAACtctttgacactgacaaagacaaagaaatagaTTATCATGAATTAAAG gTTGCAATGAGAGCATTGGGCTTTGACGTAAAGAAAGCAGAGGTGTTGAAAATACTGAAGGAATATGATCgtgaagggagggggaaaaTTACGTTTGAAGACTTCAGTGAAGTAG TCACAGACCGGATTCTGGACAGAGATCCACGGGAGGAGATTTTGAAAGCGTTCAAGCTGTTCGATGATGATGACTCCGGGAAGATAAGCCTTCGGAACCTGCGGAGAGTGGCCAGGGAACTGGGCGAGAACATGAGCGATGACGAACTCCGTGCCATGATCGATGAGTTTGACACAGATGGGGACGGAGAGA taAGCCAAGAAGAGTTCATTTCAATCATGACAGGAGACTCATAA
- the LOC118778228 gene encoding lysM and putative peptidoglycan-binding domain-containing protein 3-like gives MTGRNQQRGFQPATTAQPAKGGHVYLFGNNGISENECSEEDSDCYELRSRGRERLRRSASRDRMDDIVYLVRDIQEGDTLNAISLQYFCSVADIKRANNLLTEQDFFALRSIKIPVKKFSVLTETLSPAPAAKPGSPQGIRRLSEALMPEAVEQSSSTPSSSSSSIDSVGSFLQEKDKDIEQLVKSTDPSRGSLNEVVSSLNPQRQPGDPERRPTGKKDPYYGADWGMRWWTAVAIMLVVGIITPVFYLLYYEVLMKVDASNHDTTPQSPSGQQPPSSHSPHS, from the exons ATGACAGGCAGAAACCAGCAGCGGGGTTTCCAGCCTGCCACAACGGCACAGCCTGCTAAAGGGGGACATGTGTACTTATTTGGGAACAATGGCATCTCGGAAAACGAGTGCTCCGAGGAGGACAGCGACTGCTATGAGCTGCGgtcaagagggagagagaggctgcggAGAAGTGCCTCTAGGGACAGGATGGACGACATCGTTTACCTAGTCAGAGACATACAAGAGGGAGATACTTTAAACGCCATTTCTCTACAGTACTTCTGTTCG GTGGCGGATATAAAGAGGGCGAACAACCTCCTGACGGAGCAGGACTTCTTTGCACTCAGATCCATTAAGATCCCAGTGAAGAAGTTCAGCGTCCTGACTGAGACCTTAAGCCCGGCCCCCGCTGCTAAGCCAGGCTCCCCACAGGGCATTCGCCGGCTCTCTGAAGCTCTGATGCCAGAGGCTGTGGAGCAGTCCTCGtccaccccttcctcctcctcctcctccatcgaCAGCGTGGGCAGTTTCCTGCAGGAGAAGGACAAGGACATCGAGCAGCTGGTCAAGTCCACAGACCCCTCCAGGGGGAGCCTTAACGAGGTGGTCTCTTCCCTGAACCCCCAGAGGCAGCCGGGGGACCCCGAGCGCAGGCCCACAGGCAAGAAGGACCCCTACTACGGGGCAGACTGGGGCATGAGGTGGTGGACGGCAGTGGCAATCATGCTGGTGGTGGGTATCATCACCCCCGTCTTCTACCTGCTGTACTATGAGGTGCTGATGAAGGTGGATGCCAGCAACCACGACACCACACCACAGAGTCCCTCAGGGCAGCAGCCACCCTCCTCCCACAGCCCACACAGCTAg